From the Pseudomonas sp. SORT22 genome, one window contains:
- the recC gene encoding exodeoxyribonuclease V subunit gamma, whose product MPHTNPLLPGFMVVHGNRLDELRSLVVSWMRRYPLAPLENEIALVQSNGIAQWLKLALAEDPEDDDQGGCGIAAAVEVQLPGSFMWQLYRKVLGREEIPEVSLLDKAPLTWRLMRLLPEVIDKPHFEPLQRFLTDDSDLRKRYQLAERLADLFDQYQVYRADWLKDWAAGRHVLNTARGESRPLPPANCWQAELWRALLLDVGEEGMAQSRAGVHQRFIERINSLEQAPAGLPSRVIVFGISSLPAQALEALAGLARFSQVLLCVHNPCRHHWADIVADKDLLRHQYKRQQRKQGMPSLIDAETLHQHAHPLLAAWGKQGRDYINLLDSYDDPGSYRAAFSDGRIDLFSESEPKTLLNQLQDDILELRPLAETRELWPDVDPGKDRSVRFHIGHSPQREVEILHDQLLARFSADPALRPRDIIVMLPDINTYAPHIRAVFGQLDRNDPRFIPFTLTDQGQRGRDPLLIALEHLLKLPDSRFAVSEILDLLDVPALRARFAIKESDLPTLHRWIEGAGIRWGLNAEQRAGLGLPADLEQNSWRFGLRRMLLGYAVGVGEGCDGIEPFDEIGGLDAALIGPLVALLDALEIAHEQLSQAATAAEWGERLHALLQVFFLAETEHDDYLLVQLQTLRETWLQTCESVGLQDLLPLTVVREAWLAGLDQGRLSQRFLAGSVNFCTLMPMRAIPFKVVCLLGMNDGDYPRAQPPLDFDLMGSDYRPGDRSRREDDRYLLLEALLSARDQLYVSWVGRSIRDNSERPASVLIGQLRDHLAAGWRLAGAEVGGKLNAGEQLLHALTVEHPLQPFSARYFHKGSSLFSYAREWRSLHLPGEQQLKPEDELPAYSSDEPLTLTLLQDFLRHPVRHFFSQRLKVFFESVEAPLADEEPFVLDALQRYSLSESLLAAALADPQDSERALTTQARRLQGYGLLPLAGFGECLQAELIEPLPDLLQRYQQLLQQWPLPVDNAVPIRFEYRQLKLEGWLGRVYQREDESLLSITTLPNGISSGRTLKWHRLTPTWVMHLAACAVDLKLHSAVVATDVTLLLAPLEQARAAELLGDLLLARQTGMNAPLPVAVKTAFAWLAQSDADKALAAAAKAYDGDGQNSFGERSESTALARQFSDFAALSASEEFEGWCEALYRPMFEAPWQTLGKEESAR is encoded by the coding sequence ATGCCGCACACAAACCCACTCCTACCAGGTTTCATGGTGGTTCACGGCAACCGCCTGGATGAACTGCGCAGCCTGGTGGTGAGCTGGATGCGGCGTTACCCGCTGGCACCGTTGGAAAACGAAATCGCCCTGGTGCAGAGCAACGGCATCGCCCAGTGGTTGAAGCTGGCCCTGGCCGAAGATCCTGAAGATGACGACCAGGGCGGCTGCGGCATCGCTGCGGCGGTCGAGGTGCAGCTGCCCGGCAGTTTCATGTGGCAGCTGTACCGCAAGGTGCTGGGCCGCGAAGAAATCCCCGAGGTGTCGCTGCTCGACAAGGCGCCGCTGACCTGGCGCTTGATGCGCCTGCTACCAGAGGTCATCGACAAGCCGCACTTCGAGCCCTTGCAGCGCTTTCTCACCGACGACAGCGACCTGCGCAAGCGCTACCAGCTGGCCGAGCGCCTGGCCGACCTGTTCGACCAGTACCAGGTGTATCGCGCCGACTGGCTCAAGGACTGGGCCGCTGGCCGTCATGTGCTCAATACCGCCCGTGGCGAATCCAGGCCGCTGCCGCCCGCCAACTGCTGGCAGGCCGAGCTGTGGCGCGCCTTGTTGCTGGATGTCGGCGAAGAGGGCATGGCCCAGAGCCGCGCCGGTGTGCACCAGCGCTTCATCGAACGGATCAACAGCCTGGAGCAGGCGCCCGCTGGCCTGCCGTCCCGGGTTATCGTTTTTGGTATTTCGTCGTTGCCTGCCCAGGCGCTGGAAGCCCTCGCCGGCCTGGCGCGTTTCAGCCAGGTGCTGCTCTGCGTGCACAACCCCTGCCGTCACCATTGGGCCGACATCGTCGCCGACAAGGACCTGTTGCGCCATCAGTACAAGCGCCAGCAACGCAAGCAGGGCATGCCCAGCCTGATCGACGCCGAAACCCTGCACCAGCACGCCCACCCCTTGCTGGCTGCCTGGGGCAAGCAGGGCCGCGACTACATCAACCTGCTCGACAGCTACGACGACCCTGGCAGTTACCGCGCAGCCTTCAGCGACGGGCGTATCGACCTGTTCAGCGAAAGCGAGCCCAAGACCCTGCTCAACCAGTTGCAGGACGACATTCTCGAGTTGCGCCCGCTGGCCGAAACCCGCGAGCTGTGGCCTGACGTCGACCCCGGCAAAGATCGCTCGGTGCGTTTTCATATCGGCCACAGCCCGCAACGTGAAGTGGAAATCCTCCACGATCAGTTGCTCGCCCGCTTCAGCGCCGATCCGGCGCTGCGCCCCCGCGACATCATCGTCATGCTCCCGGACATCAACACCTACGCGCCGCACATCCGCGCCGTGTTCGGCCAGCTCGACCGCAACGACCCGCGTTTCATCCCCTTCACCCTGACCGACCAGGGCCAGCGTGGCCGCGACCCGTTGCTGATCGCCCTGGAGCACCTGCTGAAGTTGCCCGACAGCCGTTTCGCCGTCAGCGAGATCCTCGATCTGCTCGATGTGCCGGCCTTGCGCGCGCGCTTCGCGATCAAGGAAAGCGACCTGCCGACCTTGCACCGTTGGATCGAAGGCGCGGGCATTCGCTGGGGGCTGAACGCCGAGCAACGCGCCGGTCTCGGTTTGCCGGCGGACCTTGAACAGAACAGCTGGCGATTCGGCTTGCGACGCATGCTGCTGGGTTACGCCGTCGGTGTCGGCGAAGGCTGCGACGGGATCGAGCCGTTCGATGAGATTGGCGGCCTGGATGCCGCCTTGATCGGCCCGTTGGTGGCCCTGCTCGATGCCCTGGAAATTGCCCACGAGCAGCTCTCCCAGGCGGCGACGGCTGCCGAGTGGGGCGAGCGCCTGCATGCCTTGCTGCAAGTGTTCTTCCTCGCCGAAACCGAGCATGACGACTACCTGCTGGTGCAACTGCAGACCCTGCGCGAAACCTGGTTGCAGACCTGTGAGTCGGTCGGCCTGCAAGACTTGCTGCCGCTCACCGTGGTCCGTGAAGCCTGGTTGGCCGGGCTCGACCAGGGTCGGCTGTCCCAGCGCTTTCTCGCAGGTTCGGTGAACTTCTGCACCTTGATGCCCATGCGCGCGATCCCGTTCAAGGTGGTCTGCCTGCTGGGTATGAACGATGGCGACTATCCGCGTGCGCAGCCGCCGCTGGACTTCGACCTGATGGGCAGTGACTACCGTCCAGGTGATCGCTCGCGGCGCGAGGACGATCGCTACCTGTTGCTCGAAGCGCTGCTGTCGGCCCGTGATCAGTTGTACGTCAGTTGGGTCGGGCGCAGCATTCGCGACAACAGCGAACGCCCGGCCTCGGTGCTGATCGGCCAGCTACGCGATCATCTGGCGGCAGGTTGGCGCCTGGCCGGTGCCGAGGTGGGCGGCAAGCTCAACGCCGGTGAGCAGTTGTTGCATGCGCTGACCGTGGAGCATCCGTTGCAGCCGTTCAGCGCCCGCTACTTTCACAAGGGCAGCAGCCTGTTCAGCTATGCCCGTGAGTGGCGCTCCCTGCATCTGCCTGGCGAACAACAGCTCAAGCCTGAGGATGAGCTGCCGGCTTACAGCAGCGATGAACCGCTGACCCTGACCTTGCTGCAAGACTTCCTCCGCCATCCGGTACGACACTTCTTCAGCCAGCGTTTGAAGGTGTTCTTCGAGTCGGTGGAAGCGCCCCTGGCCGATGAAGAGCCATTCGTGCTCGATGCCCTGCAGCGCTACAGCCTGAGTGAAAGCCTGCTGGCAGCAGCCCTGGCCGACCCGCAAGACAGCGAGCGGGCGTTGACCACCCAGGCCAGGCGCCTGCAGGGCTACGGGCTGCTGCCGCTGGCAGGTTTCGGTGAATGCCTGCAGGCCGAACTGATCGAGCCGTTGCCCGACCTGCTGCAGCGTTATCAACAGCTGCTGCAGCAGTGGCCGTTGCCTGTGGATAACGCCGTGCCGATCCGCTTCGAGTATCGCCAGCTCAAGCTTGAAGGCTGGTTGGGCCGGGTCTACCAGCGCGAAGACGAGTCCTTGCTAAGCATCACCACCTTGCCCAATGGCATCAGCAGTGGCCGCACCCTCAAGTGGCACCGGCTGACGCCAACCTGGGTCATGCACCTGGCCGCCTGTGCGGTGGACCTGAAGCTGCACAGCGCCGTGGTCGCCACCGACGTTACGCTATTGTTGGCGCCGCTCGAACAAGCCCGTGCCGCTGAACTGCTGGGCGACCTGTTACTGGCCCGGCAAACGGGCATGAACGCACCGCTGCCGGTGGCGGTGAAAACGGCCTTTGCCTGGCTAGCCCAGAGCGATGCCGACAAAGCCCTGGCCGCAGCGGCCAAGGCCTACGACGGCGATGGCCAGAACAGCTTTGGCGAGCGCAGCGAAAGCACCGCGCTGGCCCGGCAGTTCAGCGATTTTGCTGCACTCAGTGCCAGTGAAGAATTCGAAGGCTGGTGCGAGGCCCTGTACCGCCCCATGTTCGAAGCGCCCTGGCAGACGCTGGGCAAAGAGGAGAGTGCTCGATGA
- a CDS encoding CoA-acylating methylmalonate-semialdehyde dehydrogenase, translating into MSTVQHLINGELVAADTRTADVFNPSTGQTIHKVALASKQTVQQAIDSAKAAFPAWRNTPPAKRAQVMFRFKQLLEQNEARISQLISEEHGKTVEDAAGELKRGIENVEFACAAPEVLKGEYSRNVGPNIDAWSDFQPLGVVAGITPFNFPAMVPLWMYPLAIACGNCFILKPSERDPSSTLLIAQLLHEAGLPKGVLNVVHGDKEAVDALIEAPEVKALSFVGSTPIAEYIYAEGTKRGKRVQALGGAKNHAVLMPDADLDNAVSALMGAAYGSCGERCMAISVAVCVGDQVADALIAKLEPQIKALKIGAGTSCGLDMGPLVTAAARDKVVGYIDQGVAAGAQLVVDGRGYRVAGNEDGYFVGGTLFDRVTTEMSIYKEEIFGPVLCVVRVDSLEEAMRLINEHEYGNGTCIFTRDGEAARLFCDEIEVGMVGVNVPLPVPVAYHSFGGWKRSLFGDLHAYGPDGVRFYTRRKAITQRWPQRASHEASQFAFPSL; encoded by the coding sequence ATGAGCACTGTTCAACACCTGATCAACGGCGAACTGGTTGCTGCCGACACGCGCACCGCCGATGTCTTCAACCCGTCCACTGGCCAGACTATCCACAAGGTTGCCCTGGCCAGCAAGCAAACCGTGCAGCAGGCCATCGACTCGGCCAAGGCCGCCTTCCCGGCTTGGCGCAACACGCCGCCGGCCAAACGCGCCCAGGTAATGTTCCGCTTCAAGCAACTGCTGGAGCAGAATGAAGCGCGTATCTCCCAGCTGATCAGCGAAGAGCACGGCAAAACCGTGGAAGACGCCGCCGGTGAACTCAAGCGCGGTATCGAGAACGTCGAGTTTGCCTGCGCCGCGCCGGAAGTGCTCAAGGGCGAGTACAGCCGCAACGTTGGCCCGAACATCGATGCCTGGTCCGACTTCCAGCCGCTGGGCGTAGTGGCCGGTATTACCCCGTTCAACTTCCCGGCCATGGTGCCGCTGTGGATGTACCCACTGGCAATCGCCTGCGGTAACTGCTTCATCCTCAAGCCATCGGAACGTGATCCGAGCTCGACCCTGCTGATTGCCCAACTGCTGCATGAAGCCGGCCTGCCTAAAGGCGTGCTCAACGTTGTGCACGGTGACAAGGAAGCGGTGGATGCGCTGATCGAGGCGCCAGAGGTCAAGGCCCTGAGCTTCGTTGGCTCGACGCCGATCGCCGAGTACATCTATGCCGAAGGCACCAAGCGCGGCAAGCGCGTTCAGGCCCTGGGCGGGGCGAAGAACCACGCGGTGCTGATGCCTGATGCCGACCTGGACAACGCGGTCAGCGCGCTGATGGGCGCAGCCTACGGTTCTTGCGGCGAGCGCTGCATGGCGATCTCGGTGGCCGTTTGCGTTGGCGACCAGGTGGCCGATGCGCTGATCGCCAAACTCGAACCACAGATCAAGGCGTTGAAGATTGGTGCCGGTACCTCCTGCGGCCTGGACATGGGCCCGCTGGTTACCGCCGCAGCCCGTGACAAGGTGGTTGGCTACATCGACCAAGGTGTGGCTGCTGGTGCGCAGCTGGTGGTCGACGGCCGTGGCTACCGGGTTGCCGGTAATGAAGACGGCTACTTTGTCGGCGGTACCCTGTTCGACCGCGTGACGACCGAGATGAGCATCTATAAAGAAGAGATCTTCGGGCCGGTACTCTGCGTGGTACGCGTCGACAGCCTGGAAGAGGCCATGCGCCTGATCAACGAACACGAATACGGCAACGGCACCTGCATCTTTACCCGTGACGGTGAAGCGGCGCGCCTGTTCTGCGACGAGATCGAAGTGGGCATGGTCGGCGTCAACGTCCCGCTGCCGGTGCCGGTGGCTTACCACAGCTTCGGCGGCTGGAAGCGTTCGCTGTTCGGCGACCTGCATGCCTATGGCCCGGATGGCGTGCGTTTCTACACCCGCCGCAAAGCCATTACCCAGCGCTGGCCGCAACGTGCCAGCCATGAAGCGTCGCAGTTTGCCTTCCCGAGCCTTTAA
- the recD gene encoding exodeoxyribonuclease V subunit alpha, translating to MSRSLDDLLPTPLDAGHLAALQPLSKGADLLALLDRWVERGWLRALDRAFVSFLGERDPGGEPLVLLAAALASHQLGHGHVCLDLGETLAEPDFALSLPPEGDALAGPLLLPSQLLERLTLDTWLQQLGRSRLVAHGSNSEDSARPLVLNGQRLYLRRYWAYERRIDNALRERLQQVEPTPADLSARLAQLFEGGVPGAQVDWQKLACALATRSAFSIITGGPGTGKTTTVVRLLALLQAPAVEAGRPLRIRLAAPTGKAAARLTESIGQQVERLAVAAEVRDNIPTDVSTVHRLLGSRPGSRHFRHHAGNPLPLDVLVVDEASMIDLEMMANLLGALPPHARLVLLGDKDQLASVEAGAVLGDLCRDAEAGRYSPETQAWLEQVSGETLAGSELLPGSAGQYPLAQQVVMLRYSRRFGEGSGIGQLARLVNRQEADQARALLNQKQDDVFALTLRGEQDRNFDRLLLEGLGRGSDGPQGYRSYLQTLRQRRPQPGTPVDDPRWETWAMQVLQGFETFQLLCAVRKGAWGVEGLNQRVSRVLGAAGLIDSEQPWYEGRPVLMTRNDYSLGLMNGDIGIALRLPDEQHEGQQVLRVAFARNDGHGGVRFVLPSRLNEVETVFAMTVHKSQGSEFTHTALVLPDALNPVLTKELIYTGITRAKTCFSLIEPRQGVFEDAVRRKVKRISGLMLEQV from the coding sequence ATGAGCCGTAGCCTCGACGACCTGTTGCCGACGCCGCTGGATGCCGGCCACCTGGCGGCACTGCAGCCGCTGAGCAAGGGCGCAGACCTGCTGGCCTTGCTTGATCGCTGGGTCGAGCGTGGCTGGTTGCGTGCCCTGGACCGGGCCTTTGTGAGTTTCCTCGGTGAGCGCGACCCTGGCGGCGAGCCCTTGGTGCTGCTGGCGGCGGCCCTGGCCAGTCATCAGCTGGGCCACGGGCATGTCTGCCTCGACCTGGGTGAAACTTTGGCCGAGCCGGATTTTGCCCTGTCGCTGCCGCCGGAGGGGGACGCCCTGGCCGGGCCATTGCTGTTGCCCTCGCAACTGCTCGAGCGCCTGACCCTCGACACCTGGCTGCAGCAACTGGGCCGCAGCCGGTTGGTGGCCCATGGCAGCAACAGCGAAGACAGCGCCCGCCCGCTGGTGCTCAATGGCCAGCGCCTGTACCTGCGCCGTTACTGGGCCTACGAGCGGCGTATCGACAACGCCTTGCGCGAGCGCCTGCAGCAGGTCGAGCCAACCCCGGCGGACCTCTCGGCGCGGCTGGCGCAACTGTTCGAGGGTGGCGTTCCTGGCGCTCAGGTGGACTGGCAAAAGCTGGCCTGTGCCCTGGCCACCCGCAGCGCCTTCAGCATCATTACCGGCGGCCCGGGTACCGGTAAAACCACCACGGTGGTGCGTTTGCTGGCCCTGTTGCAGGCGCCTGCGGTGGAGGCGGGGCGACCGCTGCGCATTCGCCTGGCGGCACCCACCGGCAAGGCCGCCGCGCGTCTGACCGAGTCCATCGGCCAGCAGGTCGAGCGCCTGGCGGTGGCTGCCGAGGTCCGAGACAACATTCCCACCGACGTCTCCACTGTTCACCGACTGCTCGGCAGCCGCCCGGGCTCACGGCATTTCCGGCACCATGCCGGCAACCCGCTGCCGCTGGATGTGCTGGTGGTCGACGAAGCCTCGATGATCGACCTGGAGATGATGGCCAACCTGCTTGGCGCCTTGCCGCCCCATGCGCGCCTGGTGCTGCTGGGCGACAAGGACCAGCTTGCTTCGGTGGAAGCCGGCGCGGTACTCGGTGACCTGTGCCGCGATGCCGAGGCCGGGCGCTACAGCCCCGAGACCCAGGCCTGGCTGGAGCAGGTCAGTGGTGAAACCCTGGCGGGCAGCGAACTGCTGCCGGGCAGCGCCGGGCAGTATCCGCTGGCGCAGCAAGTGGTGATGCTGCGCTACTCGCGGCGCTTTGGCGAAGGCAGCGGCATTGGCCAGCTGGCACGCCTGGTCAACCGCCAGGAGGCCGATCAGGCCCGGGCCCTGCTCAACCAGAAACAGGACGATGTGTTTGCCCTGACCCTGCGCGGTGAGCAGGACCGCAACTTCGATCGCTTGCTGCTCGAAGGCCTGGGCCGTGGCAGTGATGGCCCCCAGGGTTATCGCAGCTACCTGCAGACCCTTCGCCAGCGGCGCCCGCAACCTGGTACGCCGGTGGATGATCCACGCTGGGAAACCTGGGCCATGCAGGTGTTGCAGGGCTTCGAGACCTTTCAGTTGCTGTGTGCCGTGCGCAAGGGGGCCTGGGGTGTCGAAGGCCTGAACCAGCGGGTCAGCCGGGTGCTCGGCGCGGCGGGGCTGATCGACAGTGAGCAGCCCTGGTATGAAGGCCGCCCGGTACTGATGACCCGCAACGACTACAGCCTGGGTTTGATGAACGGTGATATCGGCATCGCCCTGCGCCTGCCCGATGAGCAGCATGAGGGGCAACAGGTACTGCGCGTGGCTTTTGCCCGCAACGACGGGCACGGCGGCGTGCGTTTCGTCTTGCCGAGCCGGCTCAATGAAGTCGAAACCGTGTTCGCCATGACCGTGCACAAGTCCCAGGGCTCGGAGTTCACCCACACCGCGCTGGTGCTTCCAGACGCCCTGAACCCGGTTTTGACCAAGGAGTTGATCTACACCGGTATCACCCGGGCCAAGACCTGCTTTAGTTTGATCGAGCCACGCCAGGGCGTGTTTGAAGACGCGGTGCGGCGTAAGGTCAAACGTATCTCGGGGCTGATGCTGGAGCAGGTTTAA
- the recB gene encoding exodeoxyribonuclease V subunit beta, with protein MSLGVAPAPLALTFPLHGSQLIEASAGTGKTFTISALYLRLVLGHGGEQGFGRELLPPQILVVTFTDAATKELRERIRTRLAEAARYFRGELSEADPLLEQLRDDYEPSLWAACANRLDVAAQWMDEAAVSTIHSWCQRMLREHAFDSSSLFTQTLETDHSDLLGQVMRDYWRRFCYSMQGDALAWVRAHWVSPEALLPRVRALFGRQRIESDEEEPQALIEAVLQQRTELLQTLKAPWAQWSDELLQICRDGLAAKQVDGRKMQARYFEPWCEKLKAWAEDHQALELDLGTGFSRFTRAGMAEAWKGEPPAHPALQAMEALRDQLQGLPTPDACLLEHAAAWVGARFEQEKRRRAEMGFDDMLLRLDHALHGDAGERLAGLIREQFPVALIDEFQDTDPVQYRIFQRIYRIEENVRDTGLFLIGDPKQAIYAFRGADIFTYLGARRATAGRLHSLDTNYRSSQAMVTAVNHVFMQAEVRESGRGAFLFRDGNDNPVPFLEVKAKGRSEQLQVDGVPVPALNLWQLSSEEPVSGAVYRQQQAASCASQIVALLNGGQQGRSGFMQADQSLRGCLPSDIAILVRDGREAQLIRGELAARDVRSVYLSDKDSVFAAQEAHDLLAWLKACAEPDAERLLKAALASITLNLPLSALAQLNQDERVWERWVMQFRQYRLIWRSQGVLPMLRRLLHDFDLPQVLMARSDGERVLTNLLHLAELLQQAATELDGEQALIRHLGEHLASSGQAGEEQILRLESDEQLVKVVTIHKSKGLEYPLVFLPFICTSKPVDGSRLPLAWHDGEGQAHLTLTPDAEQIALADDERLAEDLRLLYVALTRAQHACWLGVADLKRGTGKASTLHRSALGYLLGGGTPLAASTQLGDWLQALQSGCPAIASIELPAPDEQAYSAPRNQAELLPARQPKRRAAENWWIASYSALRIGEEAMTLAADSSQAQQLLDDERPDAQQLREVMPGSGDIHRFPRGPNPGTFLHGLLEWAGHEGFAQVSADPEQLTRTVGQRCNRRDWTGWIPTLSQWLQQLLAQPMALAPDSSPLSLSQLSQYQIEMEFWFASHKVDVGRLDQLVCEYTHQGVARLAAQPALLNGMFKGFIDLAFEHDGRYYVADYKSNWLGPDDLAYSELAMEGAILSHRYDLQYVLYLLALHRQLRARLPGYDYDLHVGGALFIFLRGVDSASRGLYFVKPPRELIEQLDALFRGVSAPQQHDLFFGDAP; from the coding sequence ATGAGCCTTGGAGTTGCCCCTGCCCCCCTGGCCCTGACCTTTCCCCTGCACGGCAGCCAGCTTATCGAAGCCAGCGCCGGTACCGGCAAGACTTTCACTATCTCGGCGCTGTACCTGCGCCTGGTGCTCGGCCATGGCGGCGAGCAGGGCTTTGGCCGCGAGCTGTTGCCGCCGCAGATTCTGGTGGTGACCTTCACCGACGCCGCCACCAAGGAGTTGCGCGAACGCATTCGTACTCGCCTGGCAGAAGCTGCGCGCTATTTCCGTGGCGAGTTGAGTGAAGCCGACCCTTTGCTTGAGCAACTGCGCGATGACTATGAGCCGTCGCTGTGGGCAGCGTGCGCCAATCGCCTGGACGTGGCCGCGCAATGGATGGACGAAGCCGCGGTGTCGACCATCCACAGTTGGTGCCAACGCATGCTGCGCGAGCACGCTTTCGACAGCAGCAGCCTGTTTACCCAGACCCTGGAAACCGACCACAGCGACCTGCTCGGCCAGGTCATGCGTGATTACTGGCGGCGCTTCTGCTACAGCATGCAAGGCGATGCGCTGGCCTGGGTGCGGGCCCATTGGGTCAGCCCCGAAGCATTGTTGCCACGGGTGCGCGCGCTGTTCGGCCGCCAGCGCATCGAGAGCGACGAAGAAGAGCCCCAGGCCCTGATAGAAGCGGTGCTGCAACAGCGTACCGAGTTGCTGCAAACGCTCAAGGCACCCTGGGCGCAATGGTCCGACGAGTTGCTGCAGATCTGCCGGGACGGCCTGGCCGCCAAGCAGGTCGATGGGCGCAAGATGCAGGCACGCTATTTCGAGCCCTGGTGCGAGAAGCTCAAGGCCTGGGCCGAAGACCACCAGGCACTGGAGCTGGACCTGGGCACCGGCTTCAGCCGCTTTACCCGCGCCGGTATGGCCGAAGCCTGGAAGGGCGAACCGCCAGCGCACCCGGCATTGCAGGCAATGGAGGCGCTGCGCGACCAGCTTCAGGGCCTGCCCACGCCTGATGCCTGTCTGCTTGAGCACGCTGCGGCCTGGGTTGGCGCCCGCTTCGAGCAGGAAAAGCGCCGCCGCGCCGAAATGGGCTTCGACGACATGCTCCTGCGCCTCGACCATGCGCTGCACGGTGACGCCGGCGAGCGCCTGGCCGGGCTGATTCGCGAGCAGTTCCCGGTGGCGCTGATCGACGAATTCCAGGACACCGACCCGGTGCAGTACCGGATCTTCCAGCGCATCTACCGGATTGAAGAGAACGTCCGCGACACCGGCCTGTTCCTGATCGGCGACCCCAAGCAGGCGATCTATGCCTTCCGCGGCGCCGACATCTTCACTTACCTGGGGGCACGCCGGGCCACGGCCGGGCGCCTGCACAGCCTGGATACCAACTACCGCTCCAGCCAGGCCATGGTCACGGCGGTCAACCATGTGTTCATGCAGGCTGAAGTGCGTGAGTCGGGCCGTGGCGCTTTCTTGTTCCGTGACGGCAATGACAACCCGGTGCCGTTTCTCGAGGTCAAGGCCAAGGGCCGCAGCGAGCAGCTGCAGGTCGATGGCGTGCCGGTGCCAGCACTCAACCTCTGGCAACTGAGCAGTGAAGAACCGGTTTCCGGCGCCGTTTACCGGCAGCAGCAGGCTGCCAGCTGTGCCAGCCAGATCGTCGCCTTGCTCAATGGCGGACAGCAGGGGCGCAGCGGTTTCATGCAAGCCGATCAGTCGCTGCGTGGCTGCCTGCCTTCGGATATCGCCATCCTGGTGCGCGATGGCCGTGAGGCGCAGCTGATTCGCGGCGAACTGGCGGCTCGCGATGTGCGCAGTGTGTACCTCTCTGACAAGGATTCGGTATTCGCCGCCCAGGAGGCCCATGACTTGCTGGCCTGGCTCAAGGCCTGCGCCGAGCCGGATGCCGAGCGCCTGCTCAAGGCGGCACTTGCCAGCATCACCCTCAACCTGCCGCTCAGCGCCCTGGCGCAATTGAACCAGGATGAGCGGGTATGGGAGCGCTGGGTCATGCAGTTTCGCCAGTACCGGCTGATCTGGCGTAGCCAGGGTGTGCTGCCGATGCTGCGGCGCCTGCTGCACGATTTCGACTTGCCTCAAGTGTTGATGGCCCGCAGTGATGGCGAGCGGGTGCTGACCAACCTGCTGCACCTGGCCGAACTGCTGCAACAGGCGGCCACCGAGCTGGATGGCGAGCAGGCGTTGATTCGCCACCTGGGCGAGCACCTGGCCAGCTCGGGTCAGGCTGGCGAAGAGCAGATCCTGCGCCTGGAAAGCGACGAACAACTGGTCAAGGTGGTAACCATCCACAAATCCAAAGGCCTTGAATACCCCCTGGTGTTCCTGCCCTTCATCTGCACCAGCAAGCCGGTCGATGGCTCGCGCTTGCCCCTGGCCTGGCACGACGGCGAAGGCCAGGCGCACCTGACCCTGACCCCGGATGCCGAACAGATCGCCCTGGCTGACGACGAGCGCCTGGCCGAAGACCTGCGCCTGCTGTACGTGGCCTTGACCCGCGCCCAGCATGCTTGCTGGCTCGGTGTTGCCGACCTCAAGCGTGGCACCGGCAAGGCCTCGACCCTGCATCGCTCGGCCCTGGGTTACCTGTTGGGTGGCGGCACGCCCCTGGCGGCTTCGACCCAACTGGGTGATTGGCTGCAGGCCTTGCAGTCCGGCTGCCCGGCCATCGCCAGCATCGAATTGCCAGCGCCGGATGAACAGGCCTACAGCGCCCCGCGCAACCAGGCCGAACTGCTGCCTGCACGCCAGCCCAAACGCCGGGCTGCGGAGAACTGGTGGATCGCCTCCTACAGTGCTTTGCGCATCGGCGAAGAGGCCATGACCCTGGCAGCCGACAGCTCTCAGGCGCAACAACTGCTCGATGACGAGCGGCCTGACGCGCAGCAGCTGCGTGAAGTGATGCCCGGTAGTGGCGACATCCACCGCTTCCCGCGCGGGCCGAACCCCGGCACCTTCCTCCACGGCTTGCTTGAGTGGGCCGGGCACGAAGGGTTCGCCCAGGTCAGCGCCGACCCCGAGCAATTGACCCGCACCGTCGGCCAGCGCTGCAACCGCCGCGACTGGACCGGCTGGATCCCGACCCTCAGCCAGTGGTTGCAGCAACTGCTCGCACAGCCCATGGCCCTGGCACCTGATAGCTCACCGTTGTCCTTGAGCCAGCTAAGCCAGTACCAGATCGAAATGGAGTTCTGGTTCGCCAGCCACAAGGTCGATGTCGGCCGGCTCGACCAGCTGGTGTGCGAATACACCCATCAGGGCGTCGCGCGCCTGGCTGCGCAACCGGCGCTGCTCAATGGCATGTTCAAGGGTTTTATCGACCTGGCCTTCGAACACGACGGCCGTTATTACGTGGCGGACTACAAATCCAACTGGCTGGGGCCTGATGACCTGGCCTACAGCGAACTGGCCATGGAAGGCGCGATCCTCAGCCACCGCTATGACCTGCAATACGTGCTCTACCTGCTGGCCCTGCATCGCCAGTTGCGCGCGCGGCTGCCGGGTTATGACTACGACCTGCATGTCGGCGGGGCACTGTTCATCTTCCTGCGTGGCGTCGATTCGGCTTCTCGCGGCCTGTATTTCGTCAAGCCACCGCGTGAGCTGATCGAGCAGCTCGATGCGCTGTTCCGCGGCGTCAGCGCCCCGCAGCAACACGACCTGTTTTTCGGAGACGCCCCATGA